The DNA region TTGGTCTCGGTGGCGCGGAACGGGTTGCTGGTCGACTCCGACTGCGAGAACCCGACGACGGTCTTGCCGTCGGTGATGTCGAGCTTCGGCACGCCCCCGGCGTATCTCTGGTACGTGCACCCGGGGCCCGCCGCGCTGTCGGTGGGCGTGGCCACCTGCTGGGCGGCGGCGGAGTTGTCCGACGCGCTGCTGGACGGCGAACCGGAGGAGTCGTTGCCGGAGTTGGTGCAGGCGACGGCGGACAGGCAGAGGCCGGCGGTCATCATCGCGGCTGCTACAACCTTGGCGCGTGGGATGGCGTTCATTGCGCCGATCACATCCTCAGAAGGCGGTGAGGGGGACAGGTGAGGGTGCGCGGAGCAGTCGCTGAACCCGCGCGGTTTCCAACGTTGTAGAGACCCTGCGGCACGCGCCAGGACCTGTCAAGCGTCCGCGCAAGGATTTCTGTGCCGCCCGGGAAACCCGCCGGCCGCGGGGAGTTGGGCCCGGCGCCTCGCGCGGCGGGGAGATCCACAGGTGAGTGCCGTTCCGACCGGCCCACGAGCATCCCCTCAAGAGTCAACAGCAGGTAAGGACACGGAAGGAGGCGCTCAGGGGCTGGACAACGCCGCGGGGGGCGTGCTGTCATTCCGGTGCTTTCCAACGTTGGTACTTGCGGGACGACGAGAGCCGCCGCGGCCTCCGCCAGGAGCCGCGCTCGACGCCCGCCCCGCCATCGGCATCGCCTTTGCCACCGCCTTCCTTCAGCAGCTCCCCGATCGCGAGCCCCGGGCCACGCGCGGCCGCCTCGTCGCGTCCGGACCCTCACCGCCACCGCCCGGGCGGAGATCACACATGCCCGACGACGCCGCCGCCGGCTCCGGCCGACGGCCGGCGTGAGGTTCAGGAGGTCTTCGTCATGTCCGAATCCGTCAACTCGCCCGCCGCCCCCGGCGACGGCGGCGAGCCCCGCAGCGACGCCGGCGGCGTGAGCCGCCGCGGGCTGCTCGCCAGGTCCGGTGCGGTGGGCCTGGGCGCGGCCGGGGTGGCCCTGCTGCCCGGCGCCGTCACCGGCGCGCAGGCCGCGCCCGCCACCGCGCCCGGGCTCGCGGCGGGTTCCGCCCCGTCCGCCGCGGCGGGCCACGCGCCCGCGCTGCCGGTCTTCGACCCGCTGCGTCCCCCGGCGGTGCCGCTCGCGGTGCGCTCGCCGTATCTGAGCACCTGGTTGGCGGCCGACCTGCCGGCCGGCCACTGGCCGAGCTTCTGGACCGGCCGCACCACCGCCATGACCGGCATCGCCCGGATCGACGGCACCGACTACCTCTTCCTCGGCGCGCCCAACATCCCGAACCACCCGCTGCCGCGCGGCCTGGTGCAGCGCTCGCTGACGCTGACCGCGACCCGCTCGCGCTACGTCCTGGAGGGCGGCGGCGCGCGGCTGACCCTGACCTTCCTGTCGCCGGTGGAACCCGGCGACCTGCGCCGCCAGTCGATCCCGATGTCGTACATCACCGCCGAGGTGAGCAGCACCGACGGCAAGGCGCACGACGTCAGCCTGTACTTCGACATCTCCGGCGAGTGGGCGCACGGCAACTCCGGCACGAAGATCCGCTGGGCGCAGGAGCAGGTGCCCGGAACGGCCGGAGGCCCTGACCTGACATCGTTGTCCTTCACGCCGGACAGCCCGCAGGTGCTCAGCGAGAACGGCGACACCGCCTCATGGGGCACGGTGGTGTTCAGCGCGGCGAACCAGTCGGGGCTGACCTGGCAGATCGGCGCCGACACCGACGTGCGCGCCGCCGCGGTCAACAACGGCAAGCTGGCCGACACCGTGGACTCCGCGCAGCCGCGCGCGATCAACGACCGCTGGCCGGTCTTCGCCTTCCACGTCGACCTCGGCAGTGTGCACAACTCCACGCGCACCGCGACGCTGTCCGTCGGCCACGTCCGCGAGCCGGCGGTCAGCTATCTCGGCCAGCAGCTGCCGCCGCTGTGGAAGTCGTACTGGTCCAGCTGGCAGCAGATGGCCGCCTTCTTCCACTCCGACACGCGCGCGGCGGCCGCCCGCACCTCGGCGCTGGACCGCGCGATCCAGCGGGACGCGACCGCGGCCGGCGGGGCGAAGTACGCCGCGCTGTGCGCGCTGGCGCTGCGGCAGGCGTACGGCGCCACCGAGCTGGTCAGCCGGGGCGGGAAGCCGTGGGCGTTCCTGAAGGAGATCTCCTCCGACGGCAACGTCTCCTCGGTGGACGTCACCTACCCGACGATCCCGGTCTTCCTCTACACCGACCCCGCCTACCTGCGGCTGCTGCTCGAACCGCTGCTGGACTACGCCGAGAACGGCGGCTGGCCCAAGGAGTTCGCCGAGCACGACCTGGGCTCCAGCTACCCCAACGCCTCGGGCCACAACGACGGCAACGAGGAGGACATGCCGGTCGAGGAGTCGGCCAACATGATCCTGATGGTGGCGGCCTACCTGGCGCGCGCCGACAAGTCCACCGCGAAGGCCTTCGCCGCCGACCACTACGCGATCCTCAAGCAGTGGGCGGACTACCTGGTGGCCAACGCCCTCGACCCGGGCTACCAGAACCAGACCGACGACTTCACCGGCTTCATCGCGCACAGCGCCAATCTCGCGCTCAAGGGCATCCTCGGCATCGGCGCGATGGCGCAGGTGGCGACCGCGGCGGGCAACGCCACCGACGCGACCCGCTACCGCGCGACCGCCCGCGACTATGCCGGGCAGTGGGTCACCAAGGCGCAGGACACCACGCCCGACCACCTCAAGCTGGCCTACGACCAGCCGGGCACGTGGAGCCTGAAGTACAACGGCTACCCGGACGCGCTGCTCGGGCTCGGGCTGGTGCCCGCGGCCGTGGCCAAGGAGGAGGCCGACTGGTACCTGACGCAGGTCAACCAGTACGGCGCGCCGCTCGACCCCCGCCACTCGTACACCAAGGGCGACTGGGAGATGTGGACCGCGGCGTGGCTGCGCGGCCACCCGATCAGCCAGGTGCTGATCGACACGCTGTACGACTTCGCGACGGCGACGCCGACCCGGGTGCCGTTCTCCGACTGGTACGACACGGTCTCCGGGACGCAGTCCGGCTTCCAGGCGCGGCCGGTGGTCGGCGGGATCTTCGCGCTGCTGAGCCTGCGCGAGTAGCTTGCGCGGACCCGCGACGCGGGCGCCCGGGGCCGGGAGACCGGCGCCGGGCGCTCGGTGCGTGGGCGCGGCGGGCGCGGGGTGCGGGGGCAGGGCGGGCGCGGGGTGCGGGGGCGCGGGGTGCGGAGGCGCAACGGGCGCGGGGTGCGGTGGCGAGGTCGGGCGCGGCGCGGTCCGGGCGCTCAGGCGTCCTGCGCGGCCGTCGACTCGCGGGCGATGAGGGTGTAACCGGGCTGGATGCGCTCGGGGTTGACGTCCTGGGCTCCGGTCAGCCGGGCCACCACGCGCTCCACCGCGAGCCGCGCGATGGCCTGCTTGTCCGGGGAGACCGTGGTCAGCGCGATGGTGGAGAAGCGGCCCTCCTCCACGTCGTCGAAGCCGACCACCGACACGTCCTGCGGCACCCGCAGTCCGCGCTCGACCAGGGCGCGCATCGCGCCGAGCGCCATCAGGTCGTTGTACGCGAACACCGCGTCGGGGCGCTCCCCGCGGTCCAGCAGCGCGTTCATCGCCGCGGCGCCGTCCCAGCGGCCGTAGCCGTCGGTGGCCGCGACCAGCGACTCGTCGCAGGGCAGTCCGGCCGAGACCAGCTCCTCGCGCCAGCCGCGCAGCCGCAGGTGGGCGGGGCGGCGGGCCATCTCCCTGCGGGCGCCGATGAAGGCGACGCGGCGGCGGCCGAGTCCGGTCAGGTGGCGCACCGCGGTGCGGGCCGCGGCCACGTTGTCGATGGCGATCTGGTCGTAGGGCGCTTCGTACTCGCGCTCGCCGAGCAGCACCAGCGGCGCGTCGTCGCGGCGGCCGAGGAGGTCGGAGGTCTCCAGCTCGATCGGGCTGAGGATCAGGCCGTCGATGACATGGGCCCGGAAGCCCTGCGTGACCAGGACCTCCTTCTCCCGCTGGCCCGCGGTGTGGTCGAGCAGCACGGTGTAGTCGTGCCGGGCGGCCGCGTCGATGACCGCGCCGGCCAGCTCGGCGAAATAGGGGTTGCCCAGTTCCGGCACCGCGAGCGCGATGATGCCGGTGCGGCCCTTGCGCAGGTGCCGGGCGGTCAGGTTGGGCCGGTATCCCAGCTCGTCGATGGCCCGCTGGACGCGCTCGCGCATCCCGGGCGTGACGTGGGGATAGTTGTTGACCACGTTGGACACGGTCTTGACGGACACGCCGGCCAGCTGCGCGACGTCTTTGAGGCTGGCGCCCACGGAGTTCCTTCCCGCCGACCGGGTCCCGGGTGTGCGGGTGGAGGCACCGCCCGCACACCCGAGTATGTGTTTTACAACGTTATATAGCGCCATCCGGCCGCCGCAAGTCTCCGGCGGCGGCTTCTGCGCTCGACTGACACGTACACGACGAGCGGCAGACAGGGGCGATCCGGCCACCCGTGTTGAGCCACCGGCTCCCGCCCGTTGCCGCCGTGCGGATCTTTCCCGCAACGGCCGAGGCCCGATTTTATAACGTTGAACGCACCCCTCCCGCTGGCAGCACTCCCCCGGCCGCCCCGGTGCGGGCGGACCGCTCCCGCGCCGGCGGACCGCGGCGGCAAGCCGTTCGACGACTCTACGGCCGGCCGGGGGGCGTTTTGCCGGAACGGCAAGCGGGGTCGGCGCGTGTCGCGCGTCCGGCGCATGATCGGCCCCGTCACCGCCGTGCGCCGCGGGCGCGAGGACGCGCCGGCCGGCGGAGGACGACACCCCCCGAGGAGAGCCATGCCCGAGCGAGCCGGAACGCACCCCACCCACCGCCTGGTACCCGGACCCGCCGGACGCGTCCACCTGATCGAGCAGGGGTCAGGACCGCTGGTGCTGCTCGTGCACGGCTTCCCCGAGTCGTGGTACTCCTGGCGCCGCCAACTGCCGGCGCTGGCCGCCGCGGGGTACCGCGCGGCGGCGATCGACGTACGCGGGTACGGCCGCTCGTCCAGGCCGGACGACCCGGCCGCCTACCGGATGACCGAGCTGGTCGAGGACAACGCGGCCGTCGTGCACGCGCTCGGCGAGGAGCGCGCGGTGGTCGTCGGGCACGACTGGGGGGCCGCGATCGCGGCGAACTCGGCGCTGCTGCGGCCGGAGGTCTTCCGCGCGGTGGGGATGCTCAGCGTCCCCTACACCCCGCGCGGCGGCCCGCGGCCCGGCGAGGTGTTCGCCGCGATGGGCGGCGAGGAGGAGTTCTACGTCTCCTACTTCCAGCGGCCGGGCCGCGCCGAGGCCGAGATCGAGCCGGACGTGCGGGGCTGGCTGGCCGGTTTCTACGCCGCGCTGTCCGCCGACACCATGCCCGGTGCGGGTGCGCCCGACCCGCACTTCGTCGCCCGCGGCGGGACGCTGCGCGAGCGCTTCCCCGCGGGCGCGCTCCCGGCCTGGCTGAGCGCCGGGGAACTCGACTTCTACGCCGGGGAGTTCGAGCGGACCGGACTGACCGGGGCGCTGAACCGCTACCGGGCCATGGACCGGGACTGGCAGGACCTGGCGGCACTGGACGGCGCGCCGATCCCCCAGCCCTCGCTGTTCGCCGGCGGGAGTCTGGACGCGTCCACCGCGTGGCTGTCCGAGGCGATCGCCGCCTTCCCGGCCACGCTGCCCGGCCTGACCTCCTCGACCGTCCTGGAGGGCTGCGGCCACTGGATCCAGCAGGAGCGCCCCGAGGAGGTCAACCGGCTGCTCACCCAGTGGCTGGCGAAGCTCCCGGGATGAGCCCCCGGCGGCTTCGCCGGCCGCTCCCCCGCACCGGACCGGGGCCGCTCCTAGACCGGCTCCGGGAGCGCGACCACCGTGCCGGTGGTCCTCGCCTCCTCCGCGGCCCAGACCACGCGGTGGCTGGCCAGGCTCGCCGCCGCGTCGGACTTCAGGATGCCGCGGTCCCCGCCGGCGACCGCCGCCAGGAACGCGTCCATGAGCGCCTCGTCGCCGCCCCCGTGGCCGTCGGCCGCCGAGGCGCCCGCGGTGGTGCGGGTGTCGACGAGGCCCTCCTCGCCGGTGCGGAAGTCGACCGTCCTGATGGTCACGCCGTCCCCGTCCAGGTAGCCGTGGGTGCCCAGCAGCCGGGTCCTGCGGTGCTCCTGCGGGGTGAAGGCGCTCATGGTGAACGAGCAGGTGGCGCCGTCGTCGAACTCCATCGAGACCACCTGGTGGTCGACCACGTCGTTGTCGCAGGCGTAGACGCAGCGGCCGTACGGACCGGTGCGCAGCGCTTCGAGCACACCGGCCTCGGTGTGGTCCTCGGTGACCGCCGACAGCGGCCAGAAGCGGCTCTCCGGGTCGTCCAGGCAGCCCAGGTACAGGCGCTTGGCCGAGTACGGGCAGGTGCTCTCGATCGGGCAGTCGGTGCAGCGCGCGGCGGCGCCGGCCGGCGCGGCCTCGGCGCGGAAGTGGGTCAGGCTGCCGAAGGAGCTGACCCGGCGCGGCGCCCGGCCGAAGAGGTAGACCAGCCAGTCGATGTCGTGGCAGGACTTGGTGAGCAGCATCGGCGCGGAGGTGTCGGAGCGGCGCCAGTTGCCGCGGACGAAGGAGTGCGCCTGGTGCCACCAGCCGACCGGCTCCAGGTGCTGGACGCTGACCAGCCGGCCGATCACGCCCTCGTCCAGCATCCGCTTGAGCTCTCGCGTGTACGGCGTGTAGCGCAGCACGTGGCAGACCGCGAGCATGATCTTGTTCCGCTCGGCGGCCTCGGCGATCTCCTCCGACTCCGCCTCGGTCGCGGCCATCGGCTTCTCCAGGAGTACGTGGTAGCCGAGGTCCGCGAGCGCGACGGCCGGGCCGGTGTGCTGGCGGTCCTGGGTGGCCACGATCGCCGCGTCGGCGACCTTCCCGGCCGCCGCCAGCTGCGACCAGTCGGCGTACACCCGGTCCGGCGGCACCGCGAACTCCTCGGCCGCGGCGGCGCGCCGCACCGGGTCGGGCTCGGCCAGCGCCACCACCTGCCCGGCGCCGGAGACCTGCGCGTGACGTGCGTATGACCGACCGCGCAGCCCGGCTCCGACGAGAGCTAGAGTCACCCGAGACATGGGGTCCTTTCCCGTACTTACGAAGGAGTCCCTCATTATTAGGCGCGTGGTGACCGATCTCAAGGGGGCGTCGTGACCGAGACTCCGAGCGGCGGCGACCTGTCCCGGCTGCGGCGGCTCAACTCGCTCGCGGTGATCGGGGCGTTGCGCACCGGGCCCGCGCTGACGCTGACCGAGCTGGCCCGGCGGACCGGGCTGTCCCGGGCGTCCACCGAGGACGTGGTGCGCGAACTGCTGGAGCGCGGCTGGCTGGCCGAGGTCGCGGCGGCGGCCGGCACGGTGGGCAGGCCGGCGCGGCGGTTCCGGTTCCGCGCGGACGCCGGCCGGGTGCTGGGCGTGGACATCGGCGGGCACAAGATCCTCGCGCTGGTGGCGGACCTGGACGGCACGGTGCTGCACAGCGCCCGGGTCGCCGTCGCGCCCGCGATGGGCCGCGGCGACCGGCTGGCGGCGCTGGACCGCGCGGTGGCCGACGCGCTGGCGGGCGCCGGGCTCGCCGCCGACGCGGTGTGGGCGGCGGGCGCGGCCACCACCGGGCTGGTGGACGGCGGCGGCCGGGTGATGCTGTCCGAGGCGCTGCCGGAGTGGACCGGCGTGGACGTGCGGGCGCACCTGCGCCGGCTGGTGGGCGGACCGGTGCTGGTGGAGAACGACAGCAAGCTGGCCGCGCTCGCCGAGTCCTGGTGCGGGGCGGCGCGGTACGCCAAGGACGTGGTGGTGATCCTGGCCGGGCTGCGCACCGGCGCCGGGCTGATCATCGACGGCAAGCTGCACCGGGGCTTCGGCAACGCGGCCGGCGAGATCGGCGCGCTGCCCGCGTCAGGGTGGATCAGGGCGCAGGAGCACCTGCGGGCGTGGCCGCCGGAGCAGCCGCGGGCGGCGGCGGGGCGGCGCGCGGCCGACCAGGAGGCCGCGGCCGAGGCGGTGTTCGAGGCGGCCCGGGCGGGCGACCGCAAGGCGGCGGCGGTGGTGCGCCGCTACGTGCGGGACGTGGCGGTCGGCACCGCGGCGCTGGTGCTCACGCTCGACCCCGAACTCGTGGTGATCGGCGGCGGGTTCTCGCGTTCGGCGGACCTGATCGCGGAGCCGCTGCGGCGCGAGCTGGACCGCTGGTGCATCCGTACGCCGGAGGTGCGCGTCTCGGAGTTCGGCGACGAGGGGGTGGCGCTGGGCGCGCTGCGGCTGGCCCTGGACCACGTGGACGCGGAGTTGCGCGAGCGCCCGGAGCTGGGCGGCCCCGAGGACTTCGCGCGCCGCGGCTGAGGGCGCTCCGGCCGGTCCGCGTCCGGTCCCGGGCCGGTCCCGGGCCGGTTCGAGGCCGTGGCGGGGAGCGGCGGGAGCGGGCGGGCGCGGCGCCGGGAGGATTTCGTAACCCGCCAGGTCTTGACTTAATTCCCCTGGACTCCATGATTAATGCCA from Actinacidiphila sp. DG2A-62 includes:
- a CDS encoding glutaminase family protein; the encoded protein is MSESVNSPAAPGDGGEPRSDAGGVSRRGLLARSGAVGLGAAGVALLPGAVTGAQAAPATAPGLAAGSAPSAAAGHAPALPVFDPLRPPAVPLAVRSPYLSTWLAADLPAGHWPSFWTGRTTAMTGIARIDGTDYLFLGAPNIPNHPLPRGLVQRSLTLTATRSRYVLEGGGARLTLTFLSPVEPGDLRRQSIPMSYITAEVSSTDGKAHDVSLYFDISGEWAHGNSGTKIRWAQEQVPGTAGGPDLTSLSFTPDSPQVLSENGDTASWGTVVFSAANQSGLTWQIGADTDVRAAAVNNGKLADTVDSAQPRAINDRWPVFAFHVDLGSVHNSTRTATLSVGHVREPAVSYLGQQLPPLWKSYWSSWQQMAAFFHSDTRAAAARTSALDRAIQRDATAAGGAKYAALCALALRQAYGATELVSRGGKPWAFLKEISSDGNVSSVDVTYPTIPVFLYTDPAYLRLLLEPLLDYAENGGWPKEFAEHDLGSSYPNASGHNDGNEEDMPVEESANMILMVAAYLARADKSTAKAFAADHYAILKQWADYLVANALDPGYQNQTDDFTGFIAHSANLALKGILGIGAMAQVATAAGNATDATRYRATARDYAGQWVTKAQDTTPDHLKLAYDQPGTWSLKYNGYPDALLGLGLVPAAVAKEEADWYLTQVNQYGAPLDPRHSYTKGDWEMWTAAWLRGHPISQVLIDTLYDFATATPTRVPFSDWYDTVSGTQSGFQARPVVGGIFALLSLRE
- a CDS encoding LacI family DNA-binding transcriptional regulator, whose protein sequence is MGASLKDVAQLAGVSVKTVSNVVNNYPHVTPGMRERVQRAIDELGYRPNLTARHLRKGRTGIIALAVPELGNPYFAELAGAVIDAAARHDYTVLLDHTAGQREKEVLVTQGFRAHVIDGLILSPIELETSDLLGRRDDAPLVLLGEREYEAPYDQIAIDNVAAARTAVRHLTGLGRRRVAFIGARREMARRPAHLRLRGWREELVSAGLPCDESLVAATDGYGRWDGAAAMNALLDRGERPDAVFAYNDLMALGAMRALVERGLRVPQDVSVVGFDDVEEGRFSTIALTTVSPDKQAIARLAVERVVARLTGAQDVNPERIQPGYTLIARESTAAQDA
- a CDS encoding alpha/beta fold hydrolase — its product is MPERAGTHPTHRLVPGPAGRVHLIEQGSGPLVLLVHGFPESWYSWRRQLPALAAAGYRAAAIDVRGYGRSSRPDDPAAYRMTELVEDNAAVVHALGEERAVVVGHDWGAAIAANSALLRPEVFRAVGMLSVPYTPRGGPRPGEVFAAMGGEEEFYVSYFQRPGRAEAEIEPDVRGWLAGFYAALSADTMPGAGAPDPHFVARGGTLRERFPAGALPAWLSAGELDFYAGEFERTGLTGALNRYRAMDRDWQDLAALDGAPIPQPSLFAGGSLDASTAWLSEAIAAFPATLPGLTSSTVLEGCGHWIQQERPEEVNRLLTQWLAKLPG
- a CDS encoding Gfo/Idh/MocA family protein, encoding MSRVTLALVGAGLRGRSYARHAQVSGAGQVVALAEPDPVRRAAAAEEFAVPPDRVYADWSQLAAAGKVADAAIVATQDRQHTGPAVALADLGYHVLLEKPMAATEAESEEIAEAAERNKIMLAVCHVLRYTPYTRELKRMLDEGVIGRLVSVQHLEPVGWWHQAHSFVRGNWRRSDTSAPMLLTKSCHDIDWLVYLFGRAPRRVSSFGSLTHFRAEAAPAGAAARCTDCPIESTCPYSAKRLYLGCLDDPESRFWPLSAVTEDHTEAGVLEALRTGPYGRCVYACDNDVVDHQVVSMEFDDGATCSFTMSAFTPQEHRRTRLLGTHGYLDGDGVTIRTVDFRTGEEGLVDTRTTAGASAADGHGGGDEALMDAFLAAVAGGDRGILKSDAAASLASHRVVWAAEEARTTGTVVALPEPV
- a CDS encoding ROK family transcriptional regulator; this encodes MTETPSGGDLSRLRRLNSLAVIGALRTGPALTLTELARRTGLSRASTEDVVRELLERGWLAEVAAAAGTVGRPARRFRFRADAGRVLGVDIGGHKILALVADLDGTVLHSARVAVAPAMGRGDRLAALDRAVADALAGAGLAADAVWAAGAATTGLVDGGGRVMLSEALPEWTGVDVRAHLRRLVGGPVLVENDSKLAALAESWCGAARYAKDVVVILAGLRTGAGLIIDGKLHRGFGNAAGEIGALPASGWIRAQEHLRAWPPEQPRAAAGRRAADQEAAAEAVFEAARAGDRKAAAVVRRYVRDVAVGTAALVLTLDPELVVIGGGFSRSADLIAEPLRRELDRWCIRTPEVRVSEFGDEGVALGALRLALDHVDAELRERPELGGPEDFARRG